The sequence GCCAGTTCCGCGAGTGCCGGACGCGCGCGCCGGGCTGCGGCTTCGACCTGGGGGTGGACGCGGAACGGTCGCCGGCCGTGGTGGTGCCCGCGGGCCCGCCGCCCCGGTGGGAGCGCAACGACCTGCTGAGCGACGGGCGGATGCCGCTGCTCTCCAGCGCCCGCGCGCCCGTGGGCCGCTTCCTGCTGCTCATCTTCCTCTTCTCGCTCGCGGTGGGGCCCGGCGGGTGGATGCTCGCCCGGCGGAAGGGGCCGCTCGCGGTGCTCATCGCCGTGCCCTCGCTGGCGGCCCTCACGTGTCTGGGATTGGTGGCGTGGTCGGTGCTGGTGGACGGCTTCAGCGTGCACACCGCGCGCTACAGCCTCACGCTGCTGGACCGCGAGCGGGCGCGCGCGGTGACGGTGGGCCTCAACGCCTGGTACGCCAACCTCGCCGAGGACGGCGTGCGCATGCCCGCCTCCAGCGTGCTGCTGGCCCCGAAGGAGCCGGAGGATCCGCCGCGCTCGCTGGACTGGACGAACGGGCTGGCGGTGAAGAACAGCTTCCTGCCCTCGCGCAGCTACCGCGAGTGGGGCGAGGTCGCCGTGATTCCCTCTCGCGCGCGGCTGACGGTGCGCAGGTCGGGCGCCACCGTGCAGGTGCAGAACGCGCTGGGGGCGCCCCTGCGGGGCGGCACGCTGAGGCTGGACGGCTGGCTCTGGAACCTGCCGGAGATTGCGGACGGCGCGGAGGGGACGGCCACGAAGGGCATCGAGGGGACGACGGTGACCGACCTGCTGGAGTTCCAGGGCGAGCCGTCCTACCGCTTCCCGGGGGCGGTGCCCGCCCTGGCGATGCCGCTGGACGAAGGGACGTTCGTGGCGCGGCTGGGCGGGCGCGGCTTCACGCCCACGGCGGTGATGGACGTGGAGCTGGAGGCCTCGCAGCACGTGGTGCGCGGCCAGGTCGAGGAGGCACGACGATGAGCCTGCTGGAGGTGAAGGGGCTGCGGCGCGACTACGGGGCGCTGCGCGCGGTGGACAACGTGTCGTTCAACCTGGAGGCCGGGAGCATCCTGGGCTTCATCGGGCCCAACGGCGCGGGCAAGAGCACCACGCTGCGCATCCTGGCCACGCTGGACGTGCCCACTTCGGGGACGGTGCTGCTGGACGGCACGTCGCTGGTGGACGCGCCGGACCGGGCCCGGCCGCTGCTGGGCTACATGCCGGACCGCTACGGCACCTACGACGACATCACCGTGAAGGAGTTCCTGGACTTCTTCGCGCGTGCGTACGGGCTGAAGGGCGCGCAGCGCAAGCAGCGCGTGGACTCGGTGATGGAGTTCACCGGGCTGGGGCCGCTGGCGGAGAAGCTCACCACGGAGCTGTCCAAGGGCATGCGTCAGCGCGTGGCGCTGGGGCGCACGCTCTTGCACGACCCGAGGCTCCTGCTGCTGGACGAACCGGCGGACGGGTTGGATCCGCGCGCGCGCATCGAGCTGCGGGAGTTGCTGCGCGCGCTGGCGGATCAGGGCAAGGCGGTCATCATCTCCAGCCACATCCTCACGGAGCTGGCGGAGATCTGCGACAGCTGCGTCATCATCGAGCAGGGGCGCCTGCTGGCCCAGGGCAAGGTGGAGGACCTGCTGCGCCAGAGCGCGGGCCCGTCCCGTGTGACGGAGCTGACGGTGCGGCTGGCGGCGGCGGGTGACGAGGGTGAAGCGCTGTGGGCGCGCACGGAGCGCACGCTGCTGGAGCAGCCGCGCGTGAAGGACGTGTCGCGCGAGGGCGGCGCGCTGCGCGTGCGGCTGGAACTGGAGGCGGACGCGGGGCCGGCGCAGGCGGAGGCGGCCGCGGCGGTGCTGCTGGCGGCACTGGTGGCGCAGGGGCTGCCGGTGTGCGCGTTCAGCCCGCGCGAGCGCAACCTGGAGGACGCGTTCATGACGGTGACGAAGGGGAGGGTGGCGTGAGCACGCAAGCAAGTCCCGCGTCGGGCGCGGCCGAGTCCGCCCCGGGTGTCCCCGCCGTGACGTCCGACCGCTGGGAGAAGTGGGGCGACCGGCTCAACCCGCTGGTGGTGAAGGAGGTGCGGCAGGGGCTGCGCACGCGCGTGTTCTGGGTGTGCTTCGGGCTGTTGCTCGCGGCGTGCCTGGTGCTGTCGCTCATCGCGTTCGCCAACACGCACGCCAGCACGTACACGCGCGAGGGGCGCACGTACTTCTTCTCCTTCTTCGTGTGCCTGGCGCTGGTGCACTTCGGCGTCATCCCCTTCAACGCGTACCGCTCGCTGGCGCGCGAGCGCGAGGACGAGACGTGGTCGCTGCTGCTGCTCACGGGGCTGGGGCCCCGGCGCATCCTGGGCGGCAAGGTGGCGTCGTTCCTGGTGCAGGCGGCGCTGTACGCGTCGGCGGTGGGGCCGTTCCTGCTGTTCAGCTACTTCCTCAACGGCATCGACCTGCCCACCATCCTGATGGTGCTGCTGATGGGCGGAGCGTGGATGGTGTTCCTCACGCTCGTGTCGGTGTGCGCGGCGACGCTGGCGGACAGCCGGATGGGGCGGGCCGCGGTGCGGCTGGCGCTGGTGGGCGTGCTGGTGGTGACGTTCTTCCAGACGCTGACGTTCACCTTCGTGGTGACGCAGGAGCGCGGCAGCGGGTTCTCGTTCGACCGGGACTTCTTCCTGGGGCTGGGCGCGGCGTTCTGGGCGCTCGTGTCGACCGGCTGGCTGGTGTTCGAGACGGCGGTGTCGAGGCTGTCGCTGGTGACGGAGGACTACACGCGCCATCCCCGGCGGGCGCTGGTGGTGCAGATGGTCCTGACGTTCGTGGGGATGACGGCGGTGTGGTGGTGGCAGGGCAAGGACAACGACATCCCCGAGGTGATGGGCATGCTGGGAGGCCTGCACCTCATCTTCGCCACCCTCTTCATGGGGACGGACGTGGACGGGCAGTCGCGTCCCCTGCGCGCGGGAACTCGGGCCTGGTCGCTGCTCAAGCCCGGGGCGCTGCGCGGGTTCCGGCTGTCGGTGCTGCTGCTCGTGGGCTGGGCGGCCGGGTGCACGGTGCTGCTGTGGATGTCGGACGACTCGACGAGGACCCTGCGGATGACGATGCCGGTCATGGCGCTGGGGCTCTACGGGGTGCTGTATCTGTCGGTGGCGCTGCTGCTGGGACGGATGCCGCGCTCGGGGCGGTTCGCGTCGCCGGTGTCGGTGCGGCTGCTCTACGTCCTGGTGGGCGTGCTGGGGGCCGGGGTGCCGCCGCTGCTGGCGGTGTTCCTGGACCTGGAGGGGCGCGATGAATTGCTCAACCTGCTCAACCCGGTGCTGGGGACGCTGAACTTCGGCCGGTACGACTACAGCGACCCGAGCGGCCTGAAGATGCCGCCGGAGCTGCTGCTGTGCGTGGCGCTGGTGGCGTTCCTGGCGGCGTTCGCGGCGGACCGCGTGCTGGCGGACCGCGAGCGGCGGGTCCATCAGCGGTGAGCGCGAGGCTGGATGAGGCGGAGGTGGCGCGGCTGGCGCCGGGCTTGAGCCTGGCCCTGCCGCGCCTGCCGCAGCGGGGACGGGTGGGCGAGGTGCGTGCCACGTCCGCGGGCAGCGCGATGGAGCTGCACGACTTCCGCGCGTACCAGCCGGGGGATGACCTGCGGCAGCTGGACTGGAACGCGGTGGCGCGCACGGGGGAGCTGGTGTTGCGCGTGCGCCAGGACGAGGTGTCGCCGCGCGTGGAGGTGCTGCTGGACGGCTCGCGCAGCATGGGGTTGTCGCCGCGCAAGGCGGCGGGGGCTCGGGAGGTGGCGCTGCTGACGGTGGAGGTGGGCGGGAGGCAGGGGTTGACGCCGACGCTGCTGTGGGGCGGGGAGCGGTCGGAGCGGGTGCAGGGGCCGGCGTGCCGCGCGGCGCTGCGGGGCACGGAGTTCGAGGCGCGGGATGACCTGGCGTCGGCGCTGGGACGGCTGCCGCTGTTGCGGCCGTGTGGCTTGCGGGTGGTGGTGAGTGACTTCCTCTTCGAGACGGACCTGGAGGCGCTGTGCGCCCGGCTGTCGCGAGGAGCCTCGGCGCTGTTCCTGGTGCAGGTGCTGGACGCGGAGGACCTGGAGCCCACGGGCGGTGAGGGCGCGCGGCTGGTGGACGCGGAGAGCGGCGTGGCGCTGGAGGAGTTGCTGACGGACGGAGTGCTGGCCGCCTACGCCCGCCGCTTCGCGGAGCACCAGCGCGCGCTGAGGAGCGCGGCGACGCGGGCACGCGGAACGCTGCTCACCGTGAACGCGGCGGAGGGCTTGCGAGCACAGGTCGCGGGACCGCTGCGCGCATTGTTCATCGCGGGAGGCGGGGCGTGAGCTGCGTGGCGCGTGAAGCATGGAGCACGGGCGTGCGTGAGGGCAGGCGCGCTCGCGTGCTGTGCATCGCGGGAGGCGGGGCGTGAGCTTCGGGCTTCCCTGGGGGCTGCTGGCGCTGGGCGCGCTGGTGCCGTTGGTCGCGGCGTACTTCCTGCGCCGCCGGCAGAAGCCGGTGGTGGTGAGCGCGCTGTTCCTCTGGCGCACGCCGCGTCCTCGCGCGGAGGGCGGGCCGCGGTGGGAGCGCTTCACTCGCGAGGCGTCGCTGCTGCTGGAGGTGCTCGCCGTGCTCGCCGCCGCGCTGTATCTGGCGGACGTTCGCTTGGGCGAGACTGCTCGGCGCCGTCACCTCGTGCTGGTCGTGGATGGCAGCCTGTCCATGTCCGCTCGGACTCCGGATGGCAGGACGGTGCTGGAGCACGTGCGCACCGAGGCCGCGAAGCGCGTGGAGACCGAACGCGCGACGCACGTCACGGTGCTCGCGAGCGGTGTGTCGCCCCAGGTCATCGCTGGACCGGAGGCGGAGGCCTCGCGCGCCCTGGGCGCACTGGAGTCCTTCGAGGCTCGCGGGCCGGACCATGACGTCACGGCGTCGCTCCTCTGGGCGCAGGAGCTGGCCGGACCGGGCACGCGCGTGCACTTCTTCACCGACGCGCCACCCTCCACGGACGCGACCGTGCCTCCCTCCGTGCGCTGGACGGCGCTGGGCCGCTCCCAGGGCAACGTGGCGCTGGTCTCCGCACAGCGGCGCGACGAAGGCGGCCGGGCCACCGTGACGCTGCGGGTGGCTCGCTTCGGCGCGGGTCCTTCGGAAATCGAAGCTCGCGTGCGCGCCGCACCGGGACCGGGCGCTCGCGAGGGCACTGAGCGCACGGAGCGCATCCCGCTGCCGGAAGAGGGCGCCGCGACGGTGCACCTCACGTTCCGCGAGGCCGGCGACGTGGAGGTGTTCCTGCCGGACGACGCGCTCCCCGATGACGGACACGTGCGCCTGCCTCCGTCCCCCGTGATGCCGGTGGCGGTGGGGCTGACGGAGGGCCTGTCGCCCGCGTCGAAGCAGGCGCTGGAGCGCTTCCTGGCGGTGTCTCCCGACGTGGCGCATGGCACTCCCGTTCCCGGTGCGCCGGTGCTGTCCGTGGGCCCCGCGCGCGCGGAGGCCCGCGTGACGCTGGGCGCGGAAGGACCGCTGCGCACCTTCGTGGGGCCGTTCTTCATGGAGAAGGGCAGCTCGCTGATGGACGACGTACAGCTCGCGGGCGTGCGGTGGACGGCGGGCGCGAACCCTCCGGGCCGTCCGCTGATGACCGCGGGCGAGGCCGTGCTCGTGTCGGAAGAGGAGGGCGGACGGCTGCACCTCAACGTGGACCTGGCGCGCTCCAACCTCCAGCGCACCACCGCCTGGCCCGTGCTGTTGGGCAACGTGGTGCGTGAAGCGCGGCGGCTGCGCGAAGGCTTCCCCCGACATCAGCTCAACCTGGGCGAGTCGCTCGCCGTGGTGACGGAAGCCGGGGCTCGCTACGCGCTGAAGGGGCCCTCGGGGCGCAAGCCCGTGTTCGGCGCGGGCGCGCTGAGCCTCCCAGCGCCCACCCACCCCGGCCGCTATGTGCTGGAGCGCGAGGGCCGGGACGTGGACTCGCTGGAGGTGCTGGCGCTGGATGCGCGGGAGTCGGACCTGCGCGGCCGGGGCAGTACCGACGTGCCCGCGAAGGAAGCAGGCGAGGACTCCGAAGAGACCGGCGGCCATGAGCGCGCCCGCTGGCCCCTGGTGGTGCTGCTGGCCGCGCTGCTGGCGGACTTCTACGTCACGAGGAAGGCATGACCTTCACCCTTCCCCAGGCGTGGCTGCTGCTGTTGCCGCTGGGCCTCTTCCTGTGGCGCCATGGCCGGAGACCCGGCCCGCCCATGGTGCTGCGCTGGGCGCTGCTGGTGCTCGGCGTGGGCGCGCTGGCCGGGCCGGAGCTGCGGCTGGCCAACGCGGGCAGCGACGTGGCCGTGGTGGTGGACCGCTCGCGCTCCATGCCGCTGGACGTGGACCGCGTGGCGCAGGAGCTGATTTCGCTGGTGGAGTCCCAGCGCCGGCCGGGCGACCGCGTGGGCGTCATCACCTACGGTCGCGAGGCCCGGGTGGAGTCTCCGCTGTCGGAGGTCGGCCGGTTCGGCGGCTTCACGCGGCCGGTGGACGCGGAGGCGTCGGACCTGTCGGCCGCGCTGGATGCGCGGGCGCGCTCATTCCCGCTGAACGCACGGGCCGGGTGCTCGTGGTGTCCGACGGGCGGGCCACGGGCGCGGATGCTCGGGGCGCGACGCGGCGGCTGGCGGCGCGAGGCATCGCGGTGGACTACCGGCAGGTGTCCCGTCCGGAGCCCGCGCTGGACGTGGCCGTCGTGTCCCTGGACGTGCCCGCCACCGTCTCCGTGCGCGAGCCCTTCCAGTTCTCCCGCCGTGGTGCAGGCCACCTCCGCCGTCACCGGCACCGTGCGCCTGGAGCGCGACGGGAAGGTGCTGGTGAAGGGCCGTTCGACTTCAAGCCCGGCCCCAACCTGTTTGCCCCTTCGCGACCTGCTGGAGGAGCCGGGGCTCGTGCGCTACCGGCTCACGGTGGAGGTGCCCGGCGACGGCGTCCCCGAGAACGACGTGGGCGTGGGCGTACTGCGAGTGGAGGGCCCGCCGCGCGTGCTGCTGCTCACCTCGCAGCCCTCGGGCACGCTGGCGAAGGCGCTGTCGGCGACGGGAATGGAGGTGGACGTGAAGGCGCCGTTCCACCTGTCGCTGGAGGCGCTCGATGGGGTGGGCGTGGTGGTGCTGGAGAACGTGGACGCCAACGCGCTTGGCGAGACGGGCTTGAACGCGCTGGCGGACTACGTGGACCAGGCCGGCGGCGGGCTGGTGATGACGGGAGGGCGTTCGAGCTTCGGCGAGGGCGGCTACCGGCGTTCCCCCGTGGAGCCGTTGCTGCCCGTGTCGCTGGAGATGCGCGAGGAGCAGCGGCGCGCGTCGGTGGCGATGAGCGTGCTCATGGATTCCAGCTGCTCCATGGGCATGCAGGTGCCGGACGGCCGCACGAAGATGGAGCTGGCCGCGGAGGGCGTGACGGCGGCGCTCACGCTGCTCAACGCGAACGACGAAGCCTCCGTGCACATGGTGGACACGGAGCCGCACGAGTCTTCCCGCTGAGCCCCGTGAGCGACGCCTGCCGCTGGCCAGGTGGCGAGGGGCTTCAGCGGCGGTGGCGCATCTACTGGGCGCGGCCCTGCGAGCGGGCCGCAAGGAGATCCTCCGCAGCGACAAGCCCACGCGGCACGTGGTGCTGTTCTCCGACGCGGCGGACTCCGAGAGCCGGACGACTACCAGGCGACGCTGGCCGCGCTGCGGAGGCCCACGTGACGGTGTCCGTCATCGGCCTGGGCAAGCCCACGGATCCGGACGCGGACCTGCTGCGCGAGGTGGCCCGGCGCGGAGAAGGGCGCATCTACTTCGCGGAAGACGCCATGAGCCTGCCGCGCATCTTCAGCCAGGGACGCTCGCGGTGGCGAGGGCCACGTTCGTGGACGAGCCCGCGTCGATGGAGGCCGCGCCGGACCTGCCGCTGCTGGGGCCGCTGCCGACGACGGGGCTGCCGCAGGTGGGCGGCTACAACCTCACCTACCTGAAGCCCCGCGCGAACGTGGCGCTGCGCACGCTGGACACCAACGCCGCGCCGGTGCTGGCGCTGTGGCCGCATGGAGCCGGGCGCACGGTGGCGCTCACGGCGGAGGTGGACGGCAAGTACACGGCGAGCTGCGCGAGTGGAGCGCGCTGCGGGCGACGCTGGAGGCGGTGGTGCGCTGGTCGATGGGGCGGGCCACGCCGAAGGAGGAGGCGGTGGTGCGCTCGGAGCGCCAGGGCAACCTGCTGCGAGTGACGTTGGACCTGCCGCCGGAGAGCCGATGCCGGAGCACTGCCCACGGCGGTGTTTGCTGTCAGGCGACGGCGCTCGGGCGCGGAGAAGCCGCTGCACTGGGAGGATGAGGACCGGCTGGTGGTCGAGTATCCCCTGAGCGGCAGCGGCACTGGCATCCGGTGGTGAAGTGGGGCGGGCGCGTGTTGAGGGCGCCACCGGTAGCGCTGCCCTACGCGCCGGAGTTCGAACCGGGCAGCGCGAAGGAGGGGCTCAAGCTCCTGCGAGCCCTGGCGGCGGTGGGAGGCGGCCAGGAGCGGCTGTCGATGACAGGCCTGTTCGCGGAGGCGCCGGAGTCCGAGGGCCGCGTGCCGCTGGCTCGTGGCTGTGGCGTTCGCGCTGGCGGCGATGCTGGCGGAAGTGGCCGTGCGCCGGTTCCTCTCCGCGCCCCGAGTGAAAGCAGCCCGGGAGCGGCCCGCGAAGGACGCCAGGGCACGAGGGCCGGCGGAAGCACCGCGCACCGACGCAAGACCCCACCGCGACACCGACCCGGCCTGCGCCAGAGGAGCCAACCCAGCAGAAGCCGGAACCCCCAAGCCGCCCGCCGGAGTGGACTCCGCGCTGGAAGCCGCACGCGCCGTGCACGGCGCCGCACAGGGCGCTGAACGCTGAGCTCCAAGGAATGCCCCATCGCCCTGGGGCCGGACCACCAGGCGGGAACCTCCGCCGAGTGGCGTCCAAACCTGTCCGACAGTCGGACAGTTCCCGCGACGCGCGTGAGTGGAGCCCCCAAGTCGAAGCTCGCCAAACTGGTCCGACAGTCGACCAGTTTGGAGACTTCGACTTGGGGGCTCCTCACGCCGCGTCGCGGGAACCTGTCCGACTGTCGGACAGGTTTGGACGCCACTCGGCGGGAGGTTCCCGCCTGGTGGTCCGGCCCCAGGGCGATGGGGCATTCCTTGGAGC comes from Corallococcus macrosporus and encodes:
- a CDS encoding ABC transporter permease, with the protein product MSTQASPASGAAESAPGVPAVTSDRWEKWGDRLNPLVVKEVRQGLRTRVFWVCFGLLLAACLVLSLIAFANTHASTYTREGRTYFFSFFVCLALVHFGVIPFNAYRSLAREREDETWSLLLLTGLGPRRILGGKVASFLVQAALYASAVGPFLLFSYFLNGIDLPTILMVLLMGGAWMVFLTLVSVCAATLADSRMGRAAVRLALVGVLVVTFFQTLTFTFVVTQERGSGFSFDRDFFLGLGAAFWALVSTGWLVFETAVSRLSLVTEDYTRHPRRALVVQMVLTFVGMTAVWWWQGKDNDIPEVMGMLGGLHLIFATLFMGTDVDGQSRPLRAGTRAWSLLKPGALRGFRLSVLLLVGWAAGCTVLLWMSDDSTRTLRMTMPVMALGLYGVLYLSVALLLGRMPRSGRFASPVSVRLLYVLVGVLGAGVPPLLAVFLDLEGRDELLNLLNPVLGTLNFGRYDYSDPSGLKMPPELLLCVALVAFLAAFAADRVLADRERRVHQR
- a CDS encoding DUF58 domain-containing protein; its protein translation is MSARLDEAEVARLAPGLSLALPRLPQRGRVGEVRATSAGSAMELHDFRAYQPGDDLRQLDWNAVARTGELVLRVRQDEVSPRVEVLLDGSRSMGLSPRKAAGAREVALLTVEVGGRQGLTPTLLWGGERSERVQGPACRAALRGTEFEARDDLASALGRLPLLRPCGLRVVVSDFLFETDLEALCARLSRGASALFLVQVLDAEDLEPTGGEGARLVDAESGVALEELLTDGVLAAYARRFAEHQRALRSAATRARGTLLTVNAAEGLRAQVAGPLRALFIAGGGA
- a CDS encoding ABC transporter ATP-binding protein, whose translation is MSLLEVKGLRRDYGALRAVDNVSFNLEAGSILGFIGPNGAGKSTTLRILATLDVPTSGTVLLDGTSLVDAPDRARPLLGYMPDRYGTYDDITVKEFLDFFARAYGLKGAQRKQRVDSVMEFTGLGPLAEKLTTELSKGMRQRVALGRTLLHDPRLLLLDEPADGLDPRARIELRELLRALADQGKAVIISSHILTELAEICDSCVIIEQGRLLAQGKVEDLLRQSAGPSRVTELTVRLAAAGDEGEALWARTERTLLEQPRVKDVSREGGALRVRLELEADAGPAQAEAAAAVLLAALVAQGLPVCAFSPRERNLEDAFMTVTKGRVA
- a CDS encoding BatA domain-containing protein — protein: MSFGLPWGLLALGALVPLVAAYFLRRRQKPVVVSALFLWRTPRPRAEGGPRWERFTREASLLLEVLAVLAAALYLADVRLGETARRRHLVLVVDGSLSMSARTPDGRTVLEHVRTEAAKRVETERATHVTVLASGVSPQVIAGPEAEASRALGALESFEARGPDHDVTASLLWAQELAGPGTRVHFFTDAPPSTDATVPPSVRWTALGRSQGNVALVSAQRRDEGGRATVTLRVARFGAGPSEIEARVRAAPGPGAREGTERTERIPLPEEGAATVHLTFREAGDVEVFLPDDALPDDGHVRLPPSPVMPVAVGLTEGLSPASKQALERFLAVSPDVAHGTPVPGAPVLSVGPARAEARVTLGAEGPLRTFVGPFFMEKGSSLMDDVQLAGVRWTAGANPPGRPLMTAGEAVLVSEEEGGRLHLNVDLARSNLQRTTAWPVLLGNVVREARRLREGFPRHQLNLGESLAVVTEAGARYALKGPSGRKPVFGAGALSLPAPTHPGRYVLEREGRDVDSLEVLALDARESDLRGRGSTDVPAKEAGEDSEETGGHERARWPLVVLLAALLADFYVTRKA
- a CDS encoding vWA domain-containing protein, whose protein sequence is MTFTLPQAWLLLLPLGLFLWRHGRRPGPPMVLRWALLVLGVGALAGPELRLANAGSDVAVVVDRSRSMPLDVDRVAQELISLVESQRRPGDRVGVITYGREARVESPLSEVGRFGGFTRPVDAEASDLSAALDARARSFPLNARAGCSWCPTGGPRARMLGARRGGWRREASRWTTGRCPVRSPRWTWPSCPWTCPPPSPCASPSSSPAVVQATSAVTGTVRLERDGKVLVKGRSTSSPAPTCLPLRDLLEEPGLVRYRLTVEVPGDGVPENDVGVGVLRVEGPPRVLLLTSQPSGTLAKALSATGMEVDVKAPFHLSLEALDGVGVVVLENVDANALGETGLNALADYVDQAGGGLVMTGGRSSFGEGGYRRSPVEPLLPVSLEMREEQRRASVAMSVLMDSSCSMGMQVPDGRTKMELAAEGVTAALTLLNANDEASVHMVDTEPHESSR